The Xylanibacillus composti genome window below encodes:
- a CDS encoding lactate racemase domain-containing protein, which produces MNTLTQMLAPIPLPPMIRIRQSFDASRLEDPAGELRRKLADSPELARIQPGQQIAVVAGSRGIANLAAMTKELVEAIRARGAEPFLVPGMGSHGGATAEGQQRVLEHLGISEASMGVPIRSSMDVVEVDRLENGLPVYADALAAQADGIVVINRIKPHTAFRGRIESGLMKMIAIGLGKQKGAEACHQLGFKYMAENVPKMANILIQKLPILFGVGIVENAYDQTCRIEVVAAAEMEAREPELLEEAKSRMPRIPFEQLDVLIIDYIGKNISGDGMDPNITGRYPTPYAHGGPDVSKMVVLDLTAESHGNANGVGTADFTTRRLVDKTDWPATYANGLTSTVCAPTKMATVLENDRDAIKAAIKTCNILDYTTCRLARIRDTLHLGELEISLPLLEEARRITGVEIVGVPYEWTFDADGYLTK; this is translated from the coding sequence ATGAATACGCTTACCCAAATGCTTGCCCCGATACCGCTGCCGCCTATGATCCGCATACGGCAGAGTTTTGATGCTTCTCGGCTGGAGGATCCAGCTGGCGAGCTGCGCCGCAAGCTGGCTGACTCCCCTGAGCTTGCGCGCATCCAACCCGGCCAGCAAATCGCAGTAGTAGCCGGGAGCCGCGGCATTGCCAACCTGGCAGCCATGACCAAGGAACTGGTGGAGGCCATTCGCGCTCGCGGCGCCGAACCCTTCCTTGTGCCGGGCATGGGCAGCCACGGCGGCGCTACCGCGGAGGGCCAGCAACGCGTGCTGGAGCATCTCGGCATCAGTGAAGCCAGCATGGGCGTCCCCATCCGGTCATCCATGGACGTTGTCGAGGTTGATCGGCTGGAGAATGGCTTGCCTGTCTATGCCGATGCGCTGGCAGCTCAAGCGGACGGCATCGTCGTCATCAACCGGATCAAGCCGCATACGGCATTTCGGGGACGCATCGAAAGCGGCTTGATGAAGATGATCGCCATCGGGCTAGGCAAGCAAAAGGGCGCAGAAGCATGTCACCAGCTCGGCTTTAAGTATATGGCGGAAAACGTGCCGAAGATGGCCAATATTTTAATTCAAAAGCTGCCGATCTTGTTTGGCGTCGGCATCGTGGAAAATGCGTACGATCAAACTTGCCGAATTGAGGTCGTGGCGGCAGCAGAGATGGAAGCCAGGGAGCCTGAGCTGCTCGAAGAAGCCAAATCGCGCATGCCGCGCATTCCCTTCGAGCAACTAGATGTCCTGATCATCGACTACATCGGCAAAAACATTAGCGGGGACGGCATGGACCCCAACATAACCGGACGCTACCCGACCCCCTATGCCCATGGCGGCCCGGATGTCTCTAAGATGGTTGTGCTCGATCTGACAGCAGAGTCCCATGGCAACGCCAACGGAGTCGGCACGGCAGATTTCACAACACGCCGTTTGGTCGACAAGACAGATTGGCCGGCCACATATGCGAACGGGTTGACCTCCACCGTTTGCGCGCCTACGAAGATGGCAACTGTACTGGAGAATGATCGCGACGCCATTAAAGCCGCTATCAAGACCTGCAATATCCTTGACTACACCACTTGCAGACTGGCCCGAATTCGCGATACTTTGCATCTCGGTGAACTGGAAATTTCTCTCCCGCTGCTGGAAGAGGCGCGTCGCATCACCGGAGTCGAAATCGTGGGAGTACCATACGAGTGGACGTTCGATGCGGACGGTTATTTGACGAAGTAA
- a CDS encoding helix-turn-helix transcriptional regulator: MLEMMADTMSRFHLRHRDQQPLTVAMHAHPFYEIFYFHKGRCRYLIGDRIYDLAPGNVILMHGMTLHCANVDPDEEYVRTVIHFTPSYIEGAVHFPHALDLLNPFRKLKNVCLPLNPEQQTEFEQLLARLDRLQAAKDPISYNRLHLAFLDLLTVLYGYAEERLKIADEHKYPEKMRGAQSIIAYLERHYMDDVHLDDLERELHLSKHYMAKIFKETTGITIFTYLYTKRINESKILLITHPEMKITDIGYRVGFKHPAHFSRVFRQQTGCTPEQFRKQEVWT, translated from the coding sequence ATGTTGGAGATGATGGCAGACACGATGTCCCGCTTCCATCTTCGCCATCGGGATCAGCAACCGCTGACCGTGGCGATGCACGCGCATCCTTTTTACGAGATTTTCTATTTTCACAAAGGGAGATGCCGGTATTTAATCGGTGACCGCATCTACGATTTGGCACCGGGCAACGTGATTCTCATGCACGGCATGACACTCCACTGCGCCAATGTCGATCCAGACGAGGAATATGTCCGAACCGTCATCCATTTCACACCATCGTATATCGAGGGGGCCGTTCATTTTCCCCATGCACTGGATTTGTTGAACCCGTTCCGCAAGCTGAAAAACGTCTGCCTCCCGCTAAATCCTGAACAGCAGACGGAATTTGAGCAGCTGTTGGCCCGGTTGGACCGCTTGCAAGCAGCAAAGGATCCGATCTCATACAATCGGCTGCATCTTGCCTTTCTCGACCTGCTTACCGTGCTGTATGGGTATGCCGAGGAACGGCTCAAAATCGCGGACGAACACAAATACCCTGAAAAAATGCGGGGAGCGCAAAGCATCATCGCGTATCTGGAACGGCACTACATGGACGATGTCCATCTGGACGATCTGGAAAGAGAGCTGCATCTCAGCAAGCACTACATGGCAAAGATTTTCAAAGAAACGACCGGCATTACCATCTTCACCTATTTGTACACGAAGCGCATTAACGAATCGAAAATCTTATTGATCACTCATCCAGAAATGAAAATTACGGATATCGGGTACCGCGTCGGCTTCAAGCACCCTGCGCATTTCAGCCGCGTTTTTCGGCAGCAGACCGGATGCACGCCCGAGCAATTCCGCAAACAGGAGGTTTGGACATGA
- a CDS encoding BMP family lipoprotein, whose translation MRVQPGIRKFLLGLLTVALLMMLAACGGGNAGNAANEGAGNTGPADQVTDGTDDGRPERTVEISVAMVTDVGGVNDNSFNQSAWEGLQQFAEEHGGKVDYLQSQNDADYVPNLNQFVKSGRDLTWGIGYMMSDAIRQVANQNPESKLGIVDDVVDAPNVVSVTFKENDGGFLVGVVAGMMTKTNKIGFVGGSEIPVITRFEAGFKAGIEAANPDAQLIVNYTGAFDAPDQGKAAASTIYNSGADIIFHAAGSTGDGVFGQAKELRNAGRDVWVIGVDKDQAQTFGNDITLTSMIKRVDVAVRTISEEVMRDEFKGGEVVTLGLKENGVGLPEHNPNLPQEVLDKVEEFKQRIIDGELTVPENP comes from the coding sequence ATGCGAGTGCAACCCGGGATAAGAAAGTTCTTGCTGGGACTGTTAACCGTAGCGCTGTTGATGATGCTCGCCGCGTGTGGAGGAGGAAATGCGGGCAATGCCGCAAATGAAGGGGCAGGCAACACAGGACCAGCAGATCAAGTAACTGATGGTACTGACGACGGGCGTCCGGAGCGAACAGTGGAGATTTCTGTAGCTATGGTGACGGATGTCGGAGGCGTGAATGATAATTCCTTCAACCAAAGTGCTTGGGAGGGGCTTCAGCAATTTGCTGAAGAGCACGGCGGCAAGGTGGACTATCTGCAAAGCCAGAATGATGCCGATTACGTGCCCAATCTGAACCAATTCGTGAAAAGCGGGCGTGATCTCACTTGGGGAATCGGATACATGATGAGCGATGCCATCAGGCAGGTGGCGAATCAAAATCCGGAGTCCAAGCTCGGCATCGTTGACGATGTCGTGGATGCGCCTAACGTCGTGAGCGTCACCTTTAAGGAAAATGACGGAGGGTTCTTGGTCGGGGTAGTAGCGGGCATGATGACGAAAACGAATAAAATCGGATTTGTCGGAGGTTCGGAGATTCCTGTTATTACCCGGTTCGAAGCAGGGTTCAAGGCCGGGATTGAGGCTGCGAACCCGGATGCGCAGCTGATTGTCAATTACACGGGTGCATTCGACGCCCCGGATCAGGGAAAAGCAGCCGCGTCCACCATATACAATAGCGGGGCCGATATTATCTTCCATGCGGCCGGCTCAACCGGGGACGGCGTATTTGGGCAGGCGAAGGAGCTGCGCAATGCAGGTCGCGATGTCTGGGTCATCGGAGTGGATAAGGATCAGGCCCAAACCTTCGGGAATGACATTACGCTCACCTCCATGATTAAGCGCGTGGACGTCGCGGTGCGCACCATCTCGGAAGAGGTGATGCGGGATGAATTCAAGGGAGGAGAGGTGGTCACGCTGGGCCTGAAGGAGAATGGGGTCGGCCTTCCCGAGCACAACCCCAACCTGCCGCAAGAAGTGCTGGACAAGGTAGAGGAGTTCAAACAGCGCATTATTGATGGGGAATTAACCGTTCCGGAAAATCCATAA
- a CDS encoding ABC transporter ATP-binding protein encodes MVDARPTAVQMKEITKRFPGIVANDAINLEVRKGEIHALLGENGAGKSTLMNILFGLYQPDEGEVWIHGKPVSISDPGHAIALGIGMIHQHFMLVEPFTVTQNIVLGLEPRRGWEVNLGLAAQQVGELSGKYGLKVDPHARVRDISVGMQQRVEILKTLYRGADILIFDEPTAVLTPQEIDELLKMMRRLAQEGKTILLITHKLREIMAVADRVTVIRRGKVVETLETAKTTPDELAAKMVGRQVRFEVVKKPARAETPVLEVKHVTASDERGVRILNQLSFEVRAGEILGIAGVEGNGQREIIEVITGLRRAESGEIRLGGQQMHGLSPRAIAEAGVGYIPEDRQKRGLILDFSVADNLVLKQYFQPAFQRFGFLKHAVIREHARQLIEDYDVRTPSEETKARALSGGNQQKAVIARELHSGPPLLIATQPTRGLDVGAIEFIHNRILEQRDQGKAVLLYSLELEEIMRLSDRIAVIYEGRIVGVVRPDDIDEREIGLMMSGHTRAEAEWEMEKMEAEKGGESHGQ; translated from the coding sequence ATGGTGGATGCGAGGCCGACGGCCGTTCAGATGAAGGAGATTACGAAGAGGTTTCCGGGCATTGTGGCGAATGATGCGATCAATTTGGAGGTGCGAAAAGGAGAAATACACGCGCTTCTGGGCGAGAACGGTGCCGGCAAATCGACACTGATGAATATTTTGTTCGGCTTGTACCAGCCGGATGAAGGCGAAGTGTGGATTCACGGGAAGCCAGTCAGCATTAGCGATCCTGGGCATGCGATTGCGCTTGGCATCGGGATGATTCATCAGCATTTTATGCTGGTGGAGCCGTTTACCGTAACGCAGAACATCGTGCTGGGCTTGGAACCTAGAAGAGGGTGGGAAGTCAATCTTGGCTTGGCGGCCCAGCAGGTAGGGGAGCTGTCCGGGAAATATGGACTGAAGGTTGATCCCCATGCGCGCGTAAGGGATATCTCTGTGGGCATGCAGCAGCGGGTGGAGATTCTCAAAACCTTGTATCGCGGGGCGGACATTCTTATCTTCGATGAGCCAACGGCTGTGCTGACTCCTCAGGAAATCGACGAGCTGCTCAAGATGATGCGCAGGCTGGCGCAAGAAGGGAAGACGATTCTGCTCATTACACATAAACTGAGAGAAATTATGGCGGTTGCTGATCGGGTCACCGTGATTCGTCGCGGCAAAGTCGTGGAAACCTTGGAAACCGCCAAGACGACACCCGATGAGCTTGCGGCCAAGATGGTAGGCCGCCAGGTGCGATTCGAAGTAGTCAAAAAGCCGGCTCGCGCCGAGACGCCTGTTCTGGAGGTCAAACATGTCACCGCGTCGGATGAGCGGGGCGTCCGAATCTTGAATCAGCTGAGCTTTGAGGTGCGGGCCGGAGAGATTCTGGGTATTGCAGGCGTAGAGGGGAACGGCCAGCGAGAGATAATCGAGGTGATCACCGGGCTGCGCCGGGCAGAGAGCGGAGAAATTAGGCTGGGAGGCCAGCAGATGCACGGTCTCTCCCCTAGAGCGATTGCGGAAGCGGGTGTGGGGTATATCCCGGAGGATCGCCAAAAGAGAGGGTTAATCCTCGATTTCTCGGTAGCAGATAATTTAGTGCTGAAGCAATATTTCCAACCAGCTTTTCAAAGGTTTGGTTTCCTGAAGCACGCTGTCATTAGAGAGCATGCGCGACAGTTGATTGAAGATTATGATGTTCGCACCCCTAGCGAAGAAACGAAGGCAAGGGCGTTGTCGGGCGGGAACCAGCAAAAAGCCGTCATTGCCAGGGAGCTCCACAGCGGTCCGCCGCTCTTGATTGCTACCCAACCGACCCGGGGACTGGATGTAGGCGCAATTGAATTTATTCACAACCGTATCCTGGAGCAAAGGGATCAAGGCAAGGCGGTGCTGCTCTACTCGTTGGAACTGGAGGAAATCATGCGGCTGTCCGACCGGATCGCGGTCATATATGAAGGACGGATCGTTGGCGTTGTGCGGCCGGATGATATTGATGAGAGGGAAATCGGGCTTATGATGTCCGGGCATACCCGTGCGGAGGCGGAATGGGAAATGGAGAAAATGGAAGCGGAAAAGGGCGGTGAGTCCCATGGCCAATAA
- a CDS encoding ABC transporter permease, with product MANKQENRMPKTFRRISALFKEGTWLPVIAVLLGLASGALIMLLGSYNPLTAYQSLLTRSFGDMYNFGEMIRQVTPLIFTGLAVAFAFRTGLFNIGAEGQFIIGAMAGIYVGVFWHLPWGLHAVAAVAAGALAGGIWGGIAGYLKAARGVHEVISTIMLNWIALYLVNYLTKRFMLEPGQMRSRTAQESAWLSADWLSGLFEHARIHFGILIGLGCAVVFYIVLLQTKLGFELRAVGLNPHASEYAGIKVKQSMIAAMFGSGMFAGLGGAAEMLGVYHYLSVEAAFRGYGFLGLAVALIGRNTALGTVLSAFLLGALTYGAPGMKFGAGVPEELIDIVIAMVIFFVAAAGIITAMLRLLSGRRRKKEAA from the coding sequence ATGGCCAATAAGCAAGAGAATCGGATGCCCAAAACATTTCGCCGCATTTCCGCATTGTTCAAGGAAGGCACATGGCTGCCGGTGATTGCCGTGCTGCTGGGCTTGGCCAGCGGGGCGCTGATCATGCTTCTAGGTTCCTACAACCCGTTGACGGCGTATCAGTCGTTGCTTACCCGATCATTTGGCGATATGTACAATTTCGGAGAAATGATCAGACAGGTCACCCCGCTCATTTTTACAGGATTGGCCGTGGCGTTTGCCTTTCGGACAGGCTTGTTCAACATTGGCGCCGAAGGGCAGTTCATTATCGGGGCAATGGCGGGTATTTATGTGGGCGTATTCTGGCATTTGCCGTGGGGACTGCATGCAGTTGCGGCAGTGGCAGCTGGGGCGCTGGCTGGCGGCATATGGGGCGGCATAGCCGGTTATCTGAAAGCGGCTAGAGGCGTGCATGAAGTTATCAGCACGATTATGCTGAATTGGATCGCCCTCTATCTCGTCAACTACTTGACCAAGCGCTTTATGCTTGAGCCGGGGCAGATGCGCTCCCGAACTGCGCAAGAGTCTGCATGGCTGTCTGCGGACTGGCTGTCCGGCTTGTTCGAGCATGCCCGCATCCACTTTGGCATTCTGATCGGATTAGGATGCGCGGTTGTGTTCTACATTGTGCTGCTGCAGACGAAGCTTGGCTTTGAGCTGCGGGCTGTTGGACTCAATCCGCATGCATCTGAATATGCCGGCATTAAGGTGAAGCAGAGCATGATCGCGGCCATGTTCGGCAGCGGCATGTTCGCCGGACTGGGAGGAGCGGCAGAAATGCTCGGCGTCTACCACTATTTATCTGTAGAAGCGGCCTTCCGGGGATACGGGTTTCTCGGATTGGCCGTTGCCCTGATCGGGCGCAACACCGCTTTAGGGACAGTGCTCAGCGCATTTTTGCTTGGGGCGCTGACCTATGGCGCGCCGGGTATGAAGTTCGGAGCCGGTGTGCCGGAGGAGTTGATCGACATCGTCATTGCGATGGTTATCTTCTTTGTGGCTGCGGCGGGCATTATTACGGCCATGCTCAGACTGCTAAGCGGGCGCAGGCGCAAAAAGGAGGCGGCTTAA
- a CDS encoding ABC transporter permease: MEWLTIASDLIHTTIVFATALIFAAIGGLYSERSGVVNIALEGMMTVGAFTGAAIAYFAGNVAGMGNGAPWLGFLAAVVAGALFALPHAFASVTFNADQVVSGVGLNFLATGLTLYLAKLIFSGSAQTPTLQRGFSEWAIPYLADIPYLGNALFRAYPTSFVAFLAVTLTAYIVYRTPFGLRLYAVGEHPRAADTAGISVYGMRYVAVMLSGALAAAGGATIALTTTNNFSHNTISGQGYIALAALIFGKWRPFQAMLAALFFGIASAMKSVFQVYGLTQFVPVDFIYMFPYLLTILVLAGFVGRAISPAALGTPYEKGQR, encoded by the coding sequence TTGGAGTGGTTGACAATAGCCAGCGATCTGATTCACACGACGATCGTGTTTGCAACAGCCCTGATTTTCGCAGCGATTGGCGGGCTGTATTCCGAGCGGTCGGGTGTCGTGAACATCGCGCTGGAAGGCATGATGACAGTAGGGGCTTTTACTGGAGCAGCGATCGCCTACTTTGCGGGCAATGTCGCGGGTATGGGGAATGGCGCGCCCTGGCTTGGATTTCTTGCTGCCGTCGTTGCTGGCGCATTGTTTGCTCTGCCGCATGCTTTCGCCTCTGTCACCTTCAACGCCGATCAGGTCGTCAGCGGGGTGGGCCTGAATTTTTTGGCGACAGGCTTGACGCTCTACTTGGCCAAACTCATATTCAGCGGCTCCGCCCAGACCCCTACCCTGCAAAGAGGGTTTTCGGAATGGGCAATCCCTTACTTGGCGGATATTCCTTATTTGGGCAACGCCTTATTTCGGGCGTATCCGACCAGCTTCGTTGCATTTTTGGCAGTAACGCTCACCGCATATATCGTGTATCGCACCCCGTTCGGTCTCAGACTATATGCGGTGGGTGAGCATCCGCGGGCAGCGGATACAGCCGGGATATCGGTGTACGGGATGCGCTATGTCGCTGTCATGCTGAGCGGTGCGTTGGCAGCTGCAGGAGGGGCCACCATTGCTTTGACGACGACGAACAACTTCTCCCACAATACGATCTCCGGACAGGGATATATTGCATTGGCTGCGTTGATCTTCGGCAAGTGGCGCCCGTTTCAGGCTATGCTTGCGGCATTGTTTTTCGGCATAGCCTCTGCCATGAAGTCCGTATTTCAAGTATACGGCCTGACCCAATTCGTCCCGGTTGATTTCATTTATATGTTCCCGTATTTGCTTACAATTCTTGTGCTCGCCGGTTTTGTCGGCCGGGCAATATCCCCGGCTGCGCTGGGGACTCCTTATGAGAAAGGACAACGCTAA